From one Candidatus Edwardsbacteria bacterium genomic stretch:
- a CDS encoding DMT family transporter, which translates to MSQQQNRPPYLWPVILAGITAISFAAVLIKSCQAPPLAIALYRLGFASLLLLPVFAAKKGFRHLRRSDVLWAALSGLFLSLHFILWIYSLSYTSVVSSVVFVTTNPLFVSLLGWLLFREKPGIRIFLAILLVLLGGGLIAGRSDLSGPANFGNLLALGGAVMASCYLLVGRYLRTRMGILPYITLCYGTTAIILLAASLVFQVQLWGFDGRTWLFFLLLALGPQLIGHSAFNWGLKYFSTPKIAMLIITEPVGSALLAWAILRQMPTGFEVIGGMLILAGVYLTVAEKPVRATPL; encoded by the coding sequence ATGTCTCAACAACAAAACAGACCGCCATACCTCTGGCCGGTGATACTAGCCGGCATCACCGCCATATCCTTTGCCGCAGTGCTGATAAAAAGCTGTCAGGCCCCGCCCCTGGCCATCGCCCTTTACCGGCTGGGATTTGCATCGCTGCTGTTGCTGCCGGTCTTTGCGGCAAAAAAGGGCTTCAGACATCTTCGCCGGTCCGATGTTTTATGGGCGGCCCTTTCGGGGCTTTTCTTGAGCCTGCATTTTATCCTGTGGATCTATTCCTTAAGCTACACCTCGGTGGTCAGCTCGGTAGTCTTCGTCACCACCAATCCGCTGTTCGTTAGCCTGTTGGGCTGGCTGCTGTTCCGGGAGAAGCCCGGCATCAGGATCTTTCTGGCCATACTGCTGGTGCTGTTGGGGGGCGGGCTGATTGCCGGCCGGTCCGACCTTTCGGGCCCGGCCAATTTCGGCAATCTGCTGGCTCTGGGCGGGGCGGTGATGGCCTCCTGTTATTTGCTGGTGGGACGTTATCTGCGCACCAGGATGGGCATCCTGCCCTATATCACCCTGTGCTACGGAACCACCGCCATCATACTTCTAGCGGCCTCGCTGGTTTTCCAGGTGCAGCTTTGGGGGTTCGACGGCCGGACCTGGCTTTTCTTCCTACTGCTGGCCCTGGGACCGCAGCTGATCGGCCACAGCGCTTTCAACTGGGGGCTGAAATATTTCTCCACCCCCAAGATAGCCATGCTGATAATCACCGAACCGGTGGGCTCGGCCCTGCTGGCCTGGGCCATTTTAAGGCAGATGCCCACCGGGTTCGAGGTTATCGGCGGGATGTTGATACTGGCCGGGGTCTATCTGACGGTGGCCGAAAAGCCGGTGCGGGCCACCCCCTTGTGA